In Candidatus Poribacteria bacterium, the DNA window GCCTGAAACGCTTTATCCACCTCAACCCGTGCGAACGACTTATCTTAACCTTGCGCGGTGCGCGAATTTCACGTCGTGGTTCCTGCTTGGCGTGTTGCGCCGCCTCGCGCCAAAACTCACGAAGGAAATGGGGATGCCGCCGACAACATTCGGCAACCTGATGTTGACACTTGGCGGTATGCAGACGTTAGCCTTTCTTGTGCTTGGGAGTGGCTACTCGACCCGATGGCACTACCGTTTCGCCCCCATATTGATCGTTCAGGTGTTGGCAGTTGTCAGCTTTCTCGGAATATGGAAAATCCAACACACGACTCTCTGGGTATTCGCGTTCGGGGTTATCGGCGTGTCTGCCGCTTTCACCTATTTCAGTAGCCTCTACTACGGTTTGGATCGGCATGCGGACAAGGGGAATAAGAGCGGATGGCATGAGGGGATATTGGGGTTAGGGATTCTGTTGGGACCTCTCTTAGGGGGCATTCTGGCGGATTCGAGATTCGGGACACAGAGTCCGTATCTGCTCTGTGCAGTGGCAATCCTTATCGCTATTATTGTTGAAGTCTTTATTATATCTAAGAATAATCGATCTTCAGGAGATTCGCCTCAATATAGTCCTCATCAGGCGTAACACCGAGTCCAGGACCGTCCGGAACTGTCACAACATGGTCGTGTATTTCGACACCACACACCGCCATCGTTTCCAAAAAGGCGGGGGCATTGAGTTCAGCAGGAAGTACGAGATCCAAAGTCGCAAAGAGGTGAACACTGGCGATGAAACCGATACCGGCTTCCGTCAGACCGCTACCGAGGAGTTCCAACGCATTGGCTTCGGCGACATGAGTGCTTTTGAGACATTCCGCTAAACCGCCAGATTTACACACCTTCAAAACGACGGCATCTGCACATTCCAAGCGCGCTATTTTCGCCAAGTCGAAGTAAGTAAAGCAGCCTTCGTCAATAGCGATCGGAACGGGTGCGTCCTCCCGAACCCGTTTCATCCCGAACCAGTCTTGGCTCGCAACGGGTTGTTCCATACAGTAAATTTCCCGGATGTCTCCGACACGCTTTAGCAATTCCAGCGCATTAGACGGTGTATAGGACTGATTCGCATCAATCCAAAGCCTCGCATCCGGCATCGCTTCATGGACTGCGCGTAAGCGGTCTTCATCAGCCGCGGGGATCCCCGCAACTTTCACTTTGAAACAAGAACAGGGTGCCAAGGCTTTCGCCTTCAATCCCATTATTTCTGGCGTATCAATACTCAAGGCATAACAGAGCGGAAGTGTGTCGTGGCGTTTACCACCGAAGAGGGTGTGTAGCGGAACATCAAGGATGCGGCCACACAGATCATGCAAAGCAATATCCACTGCTGCTTTTGCGAAGGGGTGTCCGTTGCTGACAGCAGGTTTCAATGCGTTATAAATAGCAGAATGGATGGCATTGAGATTCAGTGGATCTTGTCCGAGCAGTAGCGGGGCGATGTGGTGTCGGATAGTAGTTGTGATGGATTCGGTCGTTTCGTAACTCCACGAGGGGAGGGCGCGTTGTTCGCCCCAACCTACGTAGCCGTCGTCTGTTGTGACTTTGACGAAGACGTGGTCCCCTGCGGAGCCGGTATCTCCGACAAAGCCGGTCCCGATATTAAAGACATCTTTCATCCCGACAGCAGTCGGATAAACGTCTACGTGTACTATTTTACGCATGTGCGAATAGAATCCCTGTTATTATTGTAGTTAATTTTCGCGTAGATAACCACTGCGAAACCCATAAACATCAATAACCCTAAATTGATCTCCATGAGTAGGTTCTGGTTCTACCCAACTTACGCCCTGTCCATATTTTAGCACAGCGACCACGAATTAATCAAAACAATTTCCCAAAGGTAGACAGCTGTCAGTTATCGGTTATCGGAAAGTTTTAAATGCCTCGCAGTGAGAGTAAAGTGGCTAACAACTTTAGGATACTTCGCAGCTTTAGATACACTCGCAAACTTTCTGACCGCTGACCGAAACTTCTTAACTGATAACTGACTGCTATTAGACAATTTCCGTTGACATCTTCGGCGTTATCAACTATAGTAATAAGCATTATAGTTGCTGTAGATTGTTAGAAGGAAACGCGCAATGCTATTTGTTATTTTTGTAATTTTCACACCGATCGCTGTTTGGTTGATTCTGCATCTCACGTCTCGGCAAAAAAAAGGGGATGAGACGGATGAACCCAAAGACCCCATAGAACTTTGTGCGGTTTGCCAAGAAGAGTTCCCGATGAACCAACTGCTTGAAAAAGAGGTCGGCGGATATGGCAGGGTCTACTGTTTCTGTGGGCAGTGTATTGAAAATCTTTATCACGAATATCAGAATACAACAGACATCAAAACAGGAGAATGATATATGTATGATTTAGTCACATTTGGAGAAGCGATGATTCGTCTCACCTCGCCAGAGTTTATGCGTCTTGAGAACGCGACATCGCTGTCAATCACGGCTGGCGGTGCGGAGATGAACGTCGCTGTCAACGCTGCCCAGCTCGGACTGCAGACAGCATGGGTATCACGACTCGTGGATAACTGGTCGGGTCGCTACATCCGCAACAAAGGACGCGAACTCGGGGTCGACATGTCCAACATCGTCTGGGTGGACTTCGACGGTGTCGGCTTTGAACGTAACGGGTTTTATCACCTCGAAATGGGGGCGGGACCGCGTGCGAGTAGTGTTACTTATGACCGTGGATACTCGGCAATCTCCAAAGTGCAACCCGGTGAAATCGATTGGGCATCTATTTTTACCAATGCACGGTGGTTTCATCTCAGCGGGATTACACCGGCGTTGTCGGAATCCGCGGCTGCCGTCTCGGCAGAAGCACTTCAAGCGGCGCGTGCGGCAGGGGTCAAAACCAGTTACGATCTGAACTTCCGCTCTAAATTGTGGAGTGCGGAGGAAGCACAAGCAGCAAACCGACCCATGATGGAGCATGTTTCTGTTCTCATCGGTAATGAGGAAGACTTTGAGAAATCGCTCGGTTTCGCAGCGGAAGGGGCAACCGAATCCTATAGTAAACTTGAACCTGAGAGCTACAAAGCGGTTGCTGAGCGCGTCAAAGACGCTTTTCCGAATATTGAGATGATCGGTACGACACTACGCGATGCCAAAACCGGTTGGCTCAACGATTGGCGGACGCTCTTGTTTGATGGTGAAGACTTCTATTTGTCACGTATCTATGAGAACTTAGAACTCGTTGACCGTGTCGGTGGCGGTGATAGCTTCTCATCAGGGTTAATCTATAGTCTCTTGAACGGCAAATCGCCACAGGAGGCAGTCGATTTCGCTGGTGGGTATTCCGCCTTAGCACACACCTTCCCTGGAGATTTCAATTGGGCAACGGCAGAAGAGGCAGAGAAGGCGATGCAAGCGGGCGGTGTTCGCATCAGTCGCTAAACACATAAAACTATGGAAACCAAAATTTTACTATCTCCTATTTTTGAAAATACCGAATTCGATACT includes these proteins:
- a CDS encoding sugar kinase, which gives rise to MYDLVTFGEAMIRLTSPEFMRLENATSLSITAGGAEMNVAVNAAQLGLQTAWVSRLVDNWSGRYIRNKGRELGVDMSNIVWVDFDGVGFERNGFYHLEMGAGPRASSVTYDRGYSAISKVQPGEIDWASIFTNARWFHLSGITPALSESAAAVSAEALQAARAAGVKTSYDLNFRSKLWSAEEAQAANRPMMEHVSVLIGNEEDFEKSLGFAAEGATESYSKLEPESYKAVAERVKDAFPNIEMIGTTLRDAKTGWLNDWRTLLFDGEDFYLSRIYENLELVDRVGGGDSFSSGLIYSLLNGKSPQEAVDFAGGYSALAHTFPGDFNWATAEEAEKAMQAGGVRISR
- a CDS encoding muconate cycloisomerase; amino-acid sequence: MRKIVHVDVYPTAVGMKDVFNIGTGFVGDTGSAGDHVFVKVTTDDGYVGWGEQRALPSWSYETTESITTTIRHHIAPLLLGQDPLNLNAIHSAIYNALKPAVSNGHPFAKAAVDIALHDLCGRILDVPLHTLFGGKRHDTLPLCYALSIDTPEIMGLKAKALAPCSCFKVKVAGIPAADEDRLRAVHEAMPDARLWIDANQSYTPSNALELLKRVGDIREIYCMEQPVASQDWFGMKRVREDAPVPIAIDEGCFTYFDLAKIARLECADAVVLKVCKSGGLAECLKSTHVAEANALELLGSGLTEAGIGFIASVHLFATLDLVLPAELNAPAFLETMAVCGVEIHDHVVTVPDGPGLGVTPDEDYIEANLLKIDYS